The following are from one region of the Colius striatus isolate bColStr4 chromosome Z, bColStr4.1.hap1, whole genome shotgun sequence genome:
- the TRIM23 gene encoding E3 ubiquitin-protein ligase TRIM23 isoform X2, translated as MAATGVNKVGASAGMDGGRGTTGSGRGPGSAGAAVKVLECGVCEDVFSLQGDKVPRLLLCGHTVCHDCLTRLPLHGRAVRCPFDRQVTELGDSGVWGLKKNFALLELLERLQNGPAGQCGTSEEAIGLSGESIIRCDEDEAHVASVYCTVCATHLCTDCSQLTHSTKTLAKHRRVPLADKPHEKTMCSQHQVHAIEFVCLEEGCQASPLMCCVCKEYGKHQGHKHSVLEPEANQIRASILDMAHCIRTFTEEISDYSRKLVGIVQHIEGGEQIVEDGVGMSHTEHVPGTAENARSCVRAYFSDLHETLCRQEEMALSVVDAHVREKLIWLRQQQEDMTILLSQVSTACLHCEKTLQQDDCRVVLAKQEITRLLETLQKQQQQFTELADHVQLDASIPVTFTKDNRVHIGPKMEIRVVTLGLDGAGKTTILFKLKQDEFMQPIPTIAVVFVVDSSHRDRVSEAHSELAKLLTEKELRDALLLIFANKQDVAGALSVEEITEMLSLHKLCCGRSWYIQGCDARSGTGLYEGLDWLSRQLVAAGVLDVA; from the exons ATGGCGGCCACGGGTGTAAACAAGGTCGGGGCTAGTGCCGGGATGGACGGTGGTCGGGGCACTACGGGTAGCGGTCGCGGCCCTGGTTCGGCTGGCGCCGCAGTGAAG GTTCTTGAGTGTGGAGTCTGTGAAgatgtattttctttgcaaGGTGACAAAGTTCCTCGGCTGCTTTTATGTGGGCATACTGTCTGCCATGATTGTCTTACCCGGCTTCCACTTCATGGCAGAGCAGTTCGTTGTCCTTTTGACCGACAAGTTACTGAACTag GAGATTCTGGTGTCTGGGGATTGAAAAAGAATTTTGCTTTGTTGGAGCTCTTGGAACGGTTGCAGAATGGACCTGCTGGACAGTGTGGGACATCTGAAGAAGCCATTGGTCTATCTGGAGAG agTATCATTCGTTGTGATGAAGATGAAGCCCACGTTGCATCTGTTTATTGCACTGTTTGTGCCACTCACCTGTGCACAGACTGTTCACAGCTTACGCATTCCACAAAGACACTAGCCAAACACAGGCGTGTGCCTCTTGCTGATAAGCCTCACGAGAAGACCATGTGCTCCCAACACCAAGTGCATGCTATtgagtttgtttgtttagaaGAGGGCTGTCAGGCGAGTCCTCTTATGTGTTGTGTCTGCAAGGAATATGGGAAGCATCAAGGTCATAAG CATTCTGTCTTGGAACCAGAAGCAAACCAGATTCGTGCATCCATTTTAGACATGGCCCACTGTATAAGAACTTTCACAGAAGAAATTTCAGATTATTCCAGAAAATTAGTTGGAATTGTTCAGCATATAGAAGGAGGAGAACAAATAGTTGAAGATGGAGTTGGAATGTCGCACACTGAACAt GTACCAGGGACTGCAGAGAACGCTCGCTCGTGTGTCCGAGCCTATTTTTCTGATCTTCATGAAACTCTTTGTCGTCAGGAGGAAATGGCTCTTAGTGTTGTCGATGCTCATGTCAGAGAGAAGTTGATTTGGCTTAGGCAACAGCAGGAAGACATGACCATCCTCTTGTCACAGGTTTCAACAGCTTGTCTTCATTGTGAAAAGACTTTGCAACAG GATGACTGCAGAGTAGTATTGGCCAAACAGGAAATTACAAGGTTGCTAGAGACGttacagaaacagcagcagcagtttacCGAACTTGCCGATCATGTACAGCTGGATGCTAGCATACCTGTCACTTTTACAAAG gacaaTAGGGTACATATTGGACCAAAAATGGAAATTCGGGTTGTCACTCTGGGCTTAGATGGAGCTGGGAAAACAACTATTTTGTTTAAGTTAAAGCAAGATGAATTTATGCAGCCAATTCCAACAATAG CGGTGGTGTTTGTTGTTGATAGCAGTCACAGAGACAGGGTCAGTGAAGCACACAGTGAACTTGCAAAGTTATTAACAGAGAAGGAGTTGCGGGATGCCTTGCTCTTGATCTTTGCTAATAAACAG GATGTAGCAGGTGCACTTTCAGTGGAAGAAATCACAGAGATGCTGAGTCTTCACAAACTCTGCTGTGGCCGTAGCTGGTATATTCAGGGCTGTGATGCCCGAAGTGGTACAGGACTCTATGAAGGACTGGACTGGCTTTCAAGGCAGTTAGTGGCTGCTGGTGTCCTGGATGTGGCTTAA
- the TRIM23 gene encoding E3 ubiquitin-protein ligase TRIM23 isoform X3, producing the protein MAATGVNKVGASAGMDGGRGTTGSGRGPGSAGAAVKVLECGVCEDVFSLQGDKVPRLLLCGHTVCHDCLTRLPLHGRAVRCPFDRQVTELGDSGVWGLKKNFALLELLERLQNGPAGQCGTSEEAIGLSGESIIRCDEDEAHVASVYCTVCATHLCTDCSQLTHSTKTLAKHRRVPLADKPHEKTMCSQHQVHAIEFVCLEEGCQASPLMCCVCKEYGKHQGHKHSVLEPEANQIRASILDMAHCIRTFTEEISDYSRKLVGIVQHIEGGEQIVEDGVGMSHTEHVPGTAENARSCVRAYFSDLHETLCRQEEMALSVVDAHVREKLIWLRQQQEDMTILLSQVSTACLHCEKTLQQDNRVHIGPKMEIRVVTLGLDGAGKTTILFKLKQDEFMQPIPTIGFNVETVEYKNLKFTIWDVGGKHKLRPLWKHYYLNTQAVVFVVDSSHRDRVSEAHSELAKLLTEKELRDALLLIFANKQDVAGALSVEEITEMLSLHKLCCGRSWYIQGCDARSGTGLYEGLDWLSRQLVAAGVLDVA; encoded by the exons ATGGCGGCCACGGGTGTAAACAAGGTCGGGGCTAGTGCCGGGATGGACGGTGGTCGGGGCACTACGGGTAGCGGTCGCGGCCCTGGTTCGGCTGGCGCCGCAGTGAAG GTTCTTGAGTGTGGAGTCTGTGAAgatgtattttctttgcaaGGTGACAAAGTTCCTCGGCTGCTTTTATGTGGGCATACTGTCTGCCATGATTGTCTTACCCGGCTTCCACTTCATGGCAGAGCAGTTCGTTGTCCTTTTGACCGACAAGTTACTGAACTag GAGATTCTGGTGTCTGGGGATTGAAAAAGAATTTTGCTTTGTTGGAGCTCTTGGAACGGTTGCAGAATGGACCTGCTGGACAGTGTGGGACATCTGAAGAAGCCATTGGTCTATCTGGAGAG agTATCATTCGTTGTGATGAAGATGAAGCCCACGTTGCATCTGTTTATTGCACTGTTTGTGCCACTCACCTGTGCACAGACTGTTCACAGCTTACGCATTCCACAAAGACACTAGCCAAACACAGGCGTGTGCCTCTTGCTGATAAGCCTCACGAGAAGACCATGTGCTCCCAACACCAAGTGCATGCTATtgagtttgtttgtttagaaGAGGGCTGTCAGGCGAGTCCTCTTATGTGTTGTGTCTGCAAGGAATATGGGAAGCATCAAGGTCATAAG CATTCTGTCTTGGAACCAGAAGCAAACCAGATTCGTGCATCCATTTTAGACATGGCCCACTGTATAAGAACTTTCACAGAAGAAATTTCAGATTATTCCAGAAAATTAGTTGGAATTGTTCAGCATATAGAAGGAGGAGAACAAATAGTTGAAGATGGAGTTGGAATGTCGCACACTGAACAt GTACCAGGGACTGCAGAGAACGCTCGCTCGTGTGTCCGAGCCTATTTTTCTGATCTTCATGAAACTCTTTGTCGTCAGGAGGAAATGGCTCTTAGTGTTGTCGATGCTCATGTCAGAGAGAAGTTGATTTGGCTTAGGCAACAGCAGGAAGACATGACCATCCTCTTGTCACAGGTTTCAACAGCTTGTCTTCATTGTGAAAAGACTTTGCAACAG gacaaTAGGGTACATATTGGACCAAAAATGGAAATTCGGGTTGTCACTCTGGGCTTAGATGGAGCTGGGAAAACAACTATTTTGTTTAAGTTAAAGCAAGATGAATTTATGCAGCCAATTCCAACAATAG GTTTTAATGTTGAAACTGTAGAATACAAGAATTTGAAGTTTACTATTTGGGATGTAGGAGGGAAGCACAAATTGAGGCCCTTGTGGAAACATTATTATCTCAATACACAAG CGGTGGTGTTTGTTGTTGATAGCAGTCACAGAGACAGGGTCAGTGAAGCACACAGTGAACTTGCAAAGTTATTAACAGAGAAGGAGTTGCGGGATGCCTTGCTCTTGATCTTTGCTAATAAACAG GATGTAGCAGGTGCACTTTCAGTGGAAGAAATCACAGAGATGCTGAGTCTTCACAAACTCTGCTGTGGCCGTAGCTGGTATATTCAGGGCTGTGATGCCCGAAGTGGTACAGGACTCTATGAAGGACTGGACTGGCTTTCAAGGCAGTTAGTGGCTGCTGGTGTCCTGGATGTGGCTTAA
- the TRIM23 gene encoding E3 ubiquitin-protein ligase TRIM23 isoform X1 codes for MAATGVNKVGASAGMDGGRGTTGSGRGPGSAGAAVKVLECGVCEDVFSLQGDKVPRLLLCGHTVCHDCLTRLPLHGRAVRCPFDRQVTELGDSGVWGLKKNFALLELLERLQNGPAGQCGTSEEAIGLSGESIIRCDEDEAHVASVYCTVCATHLCTDCSQLTHSTKTLAKHRRVPLADKPHEKTMCSQHQVHAIEFVCLEEGCQASPLMCCVCKEYGKHQGHKHSVLEPEANQIRASILDMAHCIRTFTEEISDYSRKLVGIVQHIEGGEQIVEDGVGMSHTEHVPGTAENARSCVRAYFSDLHETLCRQEEMALSVVDAHVREKLIWLRQQQEDMTILLSQVSTACLHCEKTLQQDDCRVVLAKQEITRLLETLQKQQQQFTELADHVQLDASIPVTFTKDNRVHIGPKMEIRVVTLGLDGAGKTTILFKLKQDEFMQPIPTIGFNVETVEYKNLKFTIWDVGGKHKLRPLWKHYYLNTQAVVFVVDSSHRDRVSEAHSELAKLLTEKELRDALLLIFANKQDVAGALSVEEITEMLSLHKLCCGRSWYIQGCDARSGTGLYEGLDWLSRQLVAAGVLDVA; via the exons ATGGCGGCCACGGGTGTAAACAAGGTCGGGGCTAGTGCCGGGATGGACGGTGGTCGGGGCACTACGGGTAGCGGTCGCGGCCCTGGTTCGGCTGGCGCCGCAGTGAAG GTTCTTGAGTGTGGAGTCTGTGAAgatgtattttctttgcaaGGTGACAAAGTTCCTCGGCTGCTTTTATGTGGGCATACTGTCTGCCATGATTGTCTTACCCGGCTTCCACTTCATGGCAGAGCAGTTCGTTGTCCTTTTGACCGACAAGTTACTGAACTag GAGATTCTGGTGTCTGGGGATTGAAAAAGAATTTTGCTTTGTTGGAGCTCTTGGAACGGTTGCAGAATGGACCTGCTGGACAGTGTGGGACATCTGAAGAAGCCATTGGTCTATCTGGAGAG agTATCATTCGTTGTGATGAAGATGAAGCCCACGTTGCATCTGTTTATTGCACTGTTTGTGCCACTCACCTGTGCACAGACTGTTCACAGCTTACGCATTCCACAAAGACACTAGCCAAACACAGGCGTGTGCCTCTTGCTGATAAGCCTCACGAGAAGACCATGTGCTCCCAACACCAAGTGCATGCTATtgagtttgtttgtttagaaGAGGGCTGTCAGGCGAGTCCTCTTATGTGTTGTGTCTGCAAGGAATATGGGAAGCATCAAGGTCATAAG CATTCTGTCTTGGAACCAGAAGCAAACCAGATTCGTGCATCCATTTTAGACATGGCCCACTGTATAAGAACTTTCACAGAAGAAATTTCAGATTATTCCAGAAAATTAGTTGGAATTGTTCAGCATATAGAAGGAGGAGAACAAATAGTTGAAGATGGAGTTGGAATGTCGCACACTGAACAt GTACCAGGGACTGCAGAGAACGCTCGCTCGTGTGTCCGAGCCTATTTTTCTGATCTTCATGAAACTCTTTGTCGTCAGGAGGAAATGGCTCTTAGTGTTGTCGATGCTCATGTCAGAGAGAAGTTGATTTGGCTTAGGCAACAGCAGGAAGACATGACCATCCTCTTGTCACAGGTTTCAACAGCTTGTCTTCATTGTGAAAAGACTTTGCAACAG GATGACTGCAGAGTAGTATTGGCCAAACAGGAAATTACAAGGTTGCTAGAGACGttacagaaacagcagcagcagtttacCGAACTTGCCGATCATGTACAGCTGGATGCTAGCATACCTGTCACTTTTACAAAG gacaaTAGGGTACATATTGGACCAAAAATGGAAATTCGGGTTGTCACTCTGGGCTTAGATGGAGCTGGGAAAACAACTATTTTGTTTAAGTTAAAGCAAGATGAATTTATGCAGCCAATTCCAACAATAG GTTTTAATGTTGAAACTGTAGAATACAAGAATTTGAAGTTTACTATTTGGGATGTAGGAGGGAAGCACAAATTGAGGCCCTTGTGGAAACATTATTATCTCAATACACAAG CGGTGGTGTTTGTTGTTGATAGCAGTCACAGAGACAGGGTCAGTGAAGCACACAGTGAACTTGCAAAGTTATTAACAGAGAAGGAGTTGCGGGATGCCTTGCTCTTGATCTTTGCTAATAAACAG GATGTAGCAGGTGCACTTTCAGTGGAAGAAATCACAGAGATGCTGAGTCTTCACAAACTCTGCTGTGGCCGTAGCTGGTATATTCAGGGCTGTGATGCCCGAAGTGGTACAGGACTCTATGAAGGACTGGACTGGCTTTCAAGGCAGTTAGTGGCTGCTGGTGTCCTGGATGTGGCTTAA